In Rahnella variigena, one DNA window encodes the following:
- the mgrB gene encoding PhoP/PhoQ regulator MgrB yields the protein MFVLFLLICIGLYLLALNSYCDQGGNFDLGVCAITSFIPF from the coding sequence ATGTTCGTTCTTTTCCTGCTCATCTGCATAGGTCTTTACCTGCTTGCGCTTAACAGCTATTGCGATCAGGGCGGGAACTTTGATCTGGGCGTTTGTGCGATCACTTCATTTATCCCTTTTTAG
- a CDS encoding YebO family protein codes for MFDFAMGQNSLASLVLFALSALLFLLVWFFISRASVRANEHIALLHEIAEQQRQQTELLKVLAAQARGKAPPVEAEDDSALSLRGFIPER; via the coding sequence ATGTTTGATTTCGCAATGGGCCAAAACAGCCTGGCTTCATTGGTGCTGTTCGCACTCTCAGCTTTGTTATTTTTGCTGGTGTGGTTTTTTATCAGCCGGGCCAGTGTCAGGGCAAATGAACACATCGCTTTGTTGCACGAGATAGCTGAGCAACAACGCCAGCAAACCGAGTTGCTCAAGGTTCTCGCTGCACAGGCACGAGGCAAAGCGCCTCCTGTTGAAGCAGAGGATGATTCTGCTCTCAGTCTGCGTGGTTTTATTCCTGAACGATAA
- a CDS encoding phage protein NinX family protein, which produces MIKWSEENDSEVNHNIALLTGEEPEKWYPYGGMKGKDYCNNPSDAWPIICANKISINFKELQSDPLWLAEISSPHGQWQAQSKRPLRAAMVCFLLSKTCA; this is translated from the coding sequence ATGATCAAATGGTCGGAAGAAAACGATAGCGAAGTAAACCACAACATTGCTTTACTGACGGGAGAGGAACCTGAGAAGTGGTATCCCTACGGCGGTATGAAGGGCAAAGATTATTGCAACAACCCCTCCGACGCGTGGCCGATTATTTGCGCCAACAAAATCAGCATCAATTTTAAAGAGTTGCAGAGCGATCCCCTCTGGCTGGCTGAGATAAGCAGTCCTCATGGCCAGTGGCAGGCGCAGAGCAAACGGCCTCTTCGTGCCGCTATGGTATGTTTCCTGCTTAGTAAGACTTGCGCATAA
- a CDS encoding DUF4060 family protein, giving the protein MKRIIKGDKTLSHLVVAHAAIDSHEKAYGKRRQGWPSTYLIKYKDARVAVEVVTRRQSYVATLMIGARNLTKLCGMPA; this is encoded by the coding sequence ATGAAGCGCATCATTAAAGGTGATAAAACTCTTTCCCATCTGGTGGTTGCTCATGCAGCTATCGACAGTCATGAAAAAGCCTACGGCAAACGCCGGCAGGGCTGGCCTTCAACCTATCTCATTAAGTATAAAGATGCGCGTGTAGCGGTCGAAGTCGTCACCCGCAGACAATCCTATGTTGCAACCCTCATGATCGGCGCCAGAAATCTGACCAAACTTTGCGGTATGCCTGCCTGA